One window of Chloroflexus aggregans DSM 9485 genomic DNA carries:
- a CDS encoding winged helix-turn-helix domain-containing protein: MWGPQYADATDYVKGVIRRLRVKLEPDPAHPRYIIIEPHVGYRFNDNATVTG; the protein is encoded by the coding sequence GTGTGGGGTCCACAATATGCCGACGCGACTGATTATGTTAAAGGCGTGATTCGGCGCTTACGGGTGAAGCTTGAACCCGATCCCGCACACCCGCGCTACATCATCATCGAACCGCACGTCGGCTACCGTTTCAACGACAATGCAACGGTCACCGGATAA
- a CDS encoding peptidase associated/transthyretin-like domain-containing protein has protein sequence MQRRMISYSMMICGIVAMMIGFTLLPLPTSSTAAPALQPSPRPTIPPVTVIPYSEPTPVPMGRITGTIIDLRTHAPTPNIAVQIGDAVVYSDANGNYDRWVESGYYTVTLQLRDDHGSPGQPPLNIAVGPGDTVVAHLFFTSPAPNESSAPITIEAPTTEPISEPVAVVPALPEVIPPKLPYTGVADTPTTTIDRQPTFLPRTATTIPFNAQFWFVVGFILLAGGLGLQFWPVRRNASSAAHERILAELLSTPPPPLHHHDDELLYTLLTQHDAHDKR, from the coding sequence ATGCAACGTCGTATGATTAGTTACAGCATGATGATCTGTGGGATTGTGGCGATGATGATCGGTTTCACCCTCTTGCCGCTGCCGACGTCTTCAACCGCCGCACCGGCCTTACAACCATCACCACGCCCCACGATTCCGCCGGTAACGGTGATCCCGTATAGCGAACCAACCCCGGTACCGATGGGACGGATCACCGGAACCATTATCGATCTGCGCACCCATGCTCCGACACCCAATATCGCTGTACAGATCGGGGATGCTGTAGTCTACAGCGATGCCAATGGCAACTATGATCGCTGGGTTGAGTCGGGCTACTACACTGTCACCCTCCAATTACGCGACGATCATGGTTCACCCGGTCAACCACCACTCAACATTGCAGTCGGCCCCGGTGATACCGTGGTGGCCCATCTCTTCTTTACCAGTCCGGCACCCAACGAATCATCAGCTCCTATAACGATCGAGGCACCTACTACCGAACCGATAAGCGAGCCGGTGGCAGTTGTACCGGCATTACCAGAGGTCATTCCACCCAAATTGCCGTATACCGGCGTTGCAGATACACCTACCACCACCATCGATCGACAACCCACCTTTCTACCGCGCACCGCAACCACCATCCCGTTCAATGCCCAATTCTGGTTTGTGGTTGGCTTTATCCTGCTTGCCGGCGGGCTTGGTTTACAGTTCTGGCCGGTTCGCCGCAACGCATCATCTGCGGCGCATGAGCGCATCTTGGCCGAACTGCTTAGTACACCGCCGCCGCCGTTGCATCATCATGATGATGAGCTGCTGTATACGCTCTTAACGCAGCACGATGCACACGATAAGCGGTAG
- a CDS encoding NAD(P)-dependent oxidoreductase produces the protein MTIALLGLGLMGRPMARTLLNAGWSVVGWNRSPLDPTVTAGIPLAASLSEAVQAETIILMVSDSAAVDDVLTQIDPWLRAGHLVIDMGSSDPRRSQTHATALAARGIGWVDAPVSGGPEGAAHGTLAIMVGGTEADVARAWPILNTLGRPTHVGPPGAGHTAKVINQLIVGLTIQAVAEAMVLAERYGLDLAVLRAALAGGFADSKVLQLHGARMAARQYIPGGKVTTQLKDLRMAAAMAAAAGVELPHLADTIRRYETLVARGYGDLDHSALHMLLTEE, from the coding sequence ATGACAATTGCGTTACTCGGCCTTGGCTTAATGGGCCGTCCGATGGCGCGCACGCTGCTCAACGCCGGTTGGTCGGTGGTGGGGTGGAATCGGTCACCCCTCGATCCGACGGTAACCGCCGGGATCCCGCTGGCCGCCTCGCTCAGCGAGGCGGTACAGGCCGAGACGATCATCTTGATGGTGAGTGATTCGGCGGCGGTTGACGATGTACTGACCCAGATCGATCCGTGGTTACGCGCCGGCCACCTCGTGATCGATATGGGCAGCTCCGATCCACGTCGTTCACAGACGCATGCCACAGCGCTGGCGGCACGTGGCATTGGTTGGGTCGATGCGCCGGTTTCGGGCGGGCCGGAAGGGGCGGCACATGGTACGTTGGCAATTATGGTCGGTGGGACTGAAGCCGATGTCGCCCGTGCGTGGCCAATCTTGAATACCTTGGGACGACCGACCCATGTTGGGCCGCCCGGCGCCGGTCATACGGCCAAAGTCATTAACCAACTGATCGTCGGGCTGACCATTCAGGCTGTCGCTGAGGCGATGGTATTGGCCGAACGGTATGGTCTTGATCTCGCCGTACTACGGGCTGCCCTCGCCGGTGGTTTTGCCGACTCGAAAGTGTTGCAACTCCACGGTGCGCGGATGGCGGCACGACAATATATTCCCGGTGGTAAAGTCACGACGCAGCTCAAGGATCTGCGTATGGCAGCAGCAATGGCTGCCGCTGCCGGTGTTGAGTTACCACATTTGGCCGATACCATTCGTCGCTACGAGACGTTGGTAGCGCGTGGGTACGGTGATCTCGACCATTCGGCGTTGCATATGTTGTTGACGGAAGAGTGA
- a CDS encoding SdrD B-like domain-containing protein — translation MSQHSSVLIPHLYRRKRGIISLILALLIVSTLFSAAITVFAAGTLTVHVYTDTNRNGLDDDGPGNGIAGVLVSVYTADSVLVGLNTTDSNGDVVFPALPNGEYRIEVSNLGARVVSVPGTGNAGLLSFVTISGSAVTQRVGLRPATPTDNDAPIGTRSVVARVWDDRDADGVQDAGEPGLSGIPVQLIDSLGNLVAGPVNTDIQGRAIFNTAPTGAGYRLRILAANIPGGYILTQAFVNDGAPNPGIRDSEAVLVGGNVEATLPNTGRGVNVDSIDIGFARGAVSGFVWRDTNRNGLWDPGEPRLSGVQVQLLNTTTSTVVDTTTTRQRLGSSEPSDGGIFVFTGIPLGATYQVVIPVSQFASGTTLFGAANSPNASGGDVGAPDGVPSGDVTGPSFSLTSGSNTRNDQLFGFYKGVVGDYVWLDDNGNGSPDSGEIGVNGVIVFVDDGRGSGSPNNGIRDGGEISTVTTNNPSNGQPGYFSFDDLPLGVSYRIVLDESNFLPGGALVGLGNSTGTQATNGNGNTYVYRDSISLNTASPEDTNVDFGLTRVTIGNFVFEDANADGRFSSGEQPIPNVTVRTYRASDNLLLGTAVSNSSGIYTIPGLPAEEIYVTFDISTAGAGYIGFVGSIAPSGTTIDPSETTYTNYSDLTANVGGDVWRTDSFTPTPGTSYTGIDAGFYRPAKIVVRLFGETVNINNTPETGEPGIGGVAVTVTNTVTSETTTLTTNNVSGDAIFELPPGSYTVTVPTPSGYLPSPGNSGSISFPNLLSQNVVNADFGYYRPGQISGVTFFDANKNSTADSGEPRMRNVTVELLDSSSSVVTTTTTSSSGTYSFTNLLPGTYTVRFTNPDTGNYVFITGGDSDVTTGGAVATSSTATLAVPYNGSLTNIDAGFRGQTTVSGRVFEDNNGDNLQDAGDTDLTGATVTLTVTANLPNLVATFPATITTTPPNYQFTELPGGNTGTITYTITFAPPTGGYIASDANVGGDDAIDSDGPTVTVTGPAPGSTLDFDQGYYRNVTITARVFREPSAGRNNQWDSGENGITGVQVWLERLDSTRVQTATTTTGGLVTFTVRPGSYQLNVDESSPALSGLQPSSGSTAAIPVVGSPLSSGGSSLTETSPPGTTHVFGFFTFGTVSGRVFFDGTTGPADNLATGEPGVSGVMVQLLDAGGNPISGKTATTDSNGNFTITDVEGGTYRLEFVNPAAANFSFVAANTGDNNVATIVSDNGRTDTFTVTDGQTTTRNAAIIGRSTVNGVTFVDRAYDGQRVGDPGLAGVTVTLNATINLSNVSTTITRTTTSDSNGIFSFTGLPGGTSTSEASFSLTFTPPSATPHYQVTLADQGDNATDSDDTAELTNQPIGINTTASRDQGYYQNVTIRARVFNETVTINNSFESGEPGLRAVSVSVSGPVSGSQFTDLSGIVTFNGPPGTYTFTVPTDPSGYLRSPGNSGTASTGLVLSGQTPDPVPFGYYRPAQISGTVWFDVNRNGLFDSGEPGMENISVTLNGNSSGPRPPVPTDDSGSFTITNIEPTGLTNTSYQLCFALPAGFAFTSLGDTLTTDNNSDANLTTGCTTAFSVASNANITYLDAGMVGTLSIGDLVWEDINANGIQESGEQALDGVTITVTVATTGNVINATNPSFTFSTTSTTATGLAPNYTIDNIPPGSTVTIQSVSRFGYVLSPANQGSNSSVDSNAIGESITLTTSNTTIDFGLYRTTAIGNLVWFDANGNGLRDTGEPGIGGITVALRNSSGATVTTTTTLGDGSYAFNNVTPGTYSLQITLPAGYTTTNNGSGSVTVDDDNDVRTDGTTANFTILSGQAIGSVDAGLRGIGGVSGIAWFDTNENNQRDPAETERLAGVQVTITYTPTLLAAYEQTVQTTTDTNGAYSITGLPPGQVTVTFTDRKGYLPAQPNIGDDATDSDGPVVTFTLTAGQQAVVDMGYYKRVLVYLPMTIVQIPPDLIVTVQATPTSPNKNTPVTYRVTVTNIGREPAGNFWVDLYVNPSRPPNVNERWNDLSRQGLAWFFDGTLQPGESITLISLPRSTTNPLGYDPGTSSPTWNGRLPPGRNTIYVYVDSWNRSITGDVVSPFGAVEEVNETNNRAEIMIMVSE, via the coding sequence ATGTCACAACACTCGTCAGTCCTCATCCCACACCTATACCGAAGAAAGCGGGGCATTATCTCGCTCATCCTTGCTCTCCTTATAGTGAGTACACTCTTCAGCGCAGCAATAACCGTATTTGCCGCCGGTACGTTGACCGTGCATGTCTACACCGATACCAATCGCAACGGTCTGGACGATGATGGGCCGGGCAATGGCATCGCCGGTGTACTTGTGTCGGTCTATACCGCCGATAGTGTGCTGGTTGGATTGAATACAACCGACAGCAACGGCGATGTGGTGTTTCCGGCCCTACCTAATGGCGAATACCGGATCGAGGTTAGCAATCTTGGCGCACGGGTGGTGTCGGTGCCGGGGACAGGCAATGCCGGGCTACTCTCGTTTGTGACCATCTCCGGCAGTGCAGTGACCCAACGGGTCGGTCTGCGTCCGGCTACACCAACCGATAATGATGCACCGATCGGGACCCGCAGTGTCGTGGCGCGGGTGTGGGATGATCGCGACGCCGACGGTGTCCAAGATGCGGGTGAACCGGGACTGAGCGGTATCCCGGTTCAGTTAATCGATAGTCTCGGCAATTTGGTGGCCGGCCCGGTGAACACCGATATCCAAGGCCGGGCTATTTTCAACACCGCCCCAACCGGTGCCGGGTACCGATTGCGGATTCTCGCAGCTAATATTCCCGGCGGTTATATCTTGACACAAGCCTTTGTCAACGATGGCGCCCCTAACCCCGGTATCCGTGACTCGGAGGCCGTCTTGGTAGGCGGGAACGTCGAAGCAACATTACCGAATACCGGCCGCGGTGTGAATGTTGATAGCATTGATATTGGCTTTGCCCGTGGCGCCGTGAGCGGTTTCGTCTGGCGTGATACGAACCGTAATGGTCTATGGGATCCCGGCGAGCCACGACTCAGCGGTGTCCAAGTCCAATTGCTCAATACCACAACTTCCACCGTGGTAGACACTACCACCACCCGCCAGCGGCTCGGCTCGAGCGAGCCGTCTGACGGGGGCATTTTTGTCTTCACCGGCATACCACTTGGTGCGACCTATCAGGTGGTGATCCCGGTGAGCCAATTCGCTTCGGGTACTACGTTGTTCGGCGCGGCAAACTCGCCAAACGCTAGCGGTGGTGATGTTGGGGCGCCGGATGGTGTACCGAGTGGTGATGTAACCGGTCCCTCATTTTCTCTCACCTCAGGCAGTAATACGCGCAACGACCAGCTCTTCGGCTTTTACAAAGGTGTCGTCGGTGATTACGTTTGGCTCGACGATAACGGGAATGGTTCACCGGATAGCGGTGAAATTGGTGTCAATGGTGTCATCGTCTTTGTTGATGACGGTCGCGGCAGTGGAAGCCCGAATAACGGGATTCGTGATGGTGGTGAGATCTCTACCGTTACTACAAATAATCCCAGCAACGGCCAACCCGGCTACTTCTCGTTCGATGATCTGCCATTAGGAGTGAGCTACCGAATTGTCCTCGACGAGAGTAATTTCTTACCAGGTGGTGCGCTGGTTGGGCTGGGTAACTCAACCGGTACACAGGCTACGAACGGCAACGGGAATACCTATGTATACCGTGATTCAATCAGTCTAAACACCGCATCTCCAGAAGATACGAACGTCGATTTTGGCCTCACGCGGGTGACAATTGGCAATTTCGTCTTCGAGGATGCGAATGCCGACGGCAGGTTCAGTAGCGGTGAACAACCTATACCCAACGTGACAGTCCGCACCTACCGCGCTAGTGATAATCTCCTCCTTGGAACAGCGGTAAGCAATAGTAGCGGTATCTATACTATTCCCGGCTTACCTGCCGAAGAAATCTATGTCACGTTCGACATCTCAACCGCGGGGGCCGGATACATTGGTTTTGTCGGTAGTATTGCTCCTTCGGGTACCACTATTGACCCATCTGAAACAACGTATACTAACTATAGCGACTTAACCGCCAATGTTGGCGGCGATGTTTGGCGTACCGACTCATTTACGCCCACTCCGGGTACGTCGTATACCGGGATTGACGCTGGGTTCTATCGTCCGGCAAAGATCGTGGTACGGCTCTTTGGAGAAACGGTAAACATTAATAACACACCTGAGACTGGTGAACCCGGTATCGGTGGCGTGGCAGTGACCGTCACTAACACAGTTACCAGTGAGACGACGACTCTCACGACCAATAACGTGAGTGGTGATGCGATCTTTGAACTTCCCCCCGGATCGTACACTGTTACTGTACCGACCCCAAGCGGCTATCTACCATCACCTGGCAATAGCGGCAGCATCAGCTTTCCGAACCTGCTCAGCCAGAATGTTGTCAATGCCGATTTCGGCTACTACCGACCGGGTCAAATCAGCGGCGTGACCTTCTTCGATGCCAACAAGAATAGCACCGCCGACAGTGGCGAGCCGCGTATGCGGAATGTCACGGTCGAATTACTCGATTCGTCAAGTAGTGTAGTTACTACGACCACAACTTCGTCATCCGGCACCTATAGTTTTACGAATCTACTCCCCGGTACCTACACAGTACGCTTCACCAACCCTGATACCGGCAACTATGTCTTCATTACCGGCGGCGATAGTGATGTGACCACTGGAGGTGCCGTAGCTACGAGCAGTACAGCCACCCTTGCCGTACCGTACAACGGTTCGCTGACCAACATCGATGCCGGTTTCCGTGGCCAAACCACGGTGAGCGGGCGGGTCTTTGAGGACAATAATGGTGATAATCTACAAGATGCCGGTGATACCGATTTGACCGGTGCAACGGTAACCTTAACGGTAACGGCTAACTTACCGAATCTCGTTGCTACATTCCCGGCAACGATTACTACCACGCCGCCTAACTATCAATTCACCGAATTGCCCGGCGGTAATACCGGCACTATTACCTATACCATCACCTTTGCCCCACCAACCGGTGGCTACATCGCCAGTGATGCCAATGTCGGCGGTGACGATGCGATTGATAGCGACGGCCCGACCGTCACCGTGACCGGGCCGGCACCCGGTAGTACACTTGACTTCGATCAAGGTTATTACCGCAATGTGACCATCACCGCCCGCGTCTTCCGTGAGCCGTCGGCCGGACGTAATAATCAGTGGGATAGCGGTGAAAATGGCATTACCGGCGTGCAGGTCTGGCTTGAACGACTCGATAGCACTCGCGTGCAGACCGCCACGACAACAACCGGTGGCTTGGTGACCTTCACTGTCCGCCCCGGCTCGTATCAGCTCAACGTTGATGAAAGCTCGCCGGCCTTGAGCGGGTTGCAGCCATCGTCCGGCTCAACTGCGGCGATACCGGTTGTCGGTAGTCCGCTGAGTAGTGGTGGTAGTTCACTAACCGAGACAAGCCCGCCGGGGACAACACATGTCTTTGGTTTCTTCACCTTCGGCACCGTCAGCGGACGGGTCTTCTTTGACGGGACAACCGGCCCGGCCGACAATTTGGCGACCGGTGAGCCGGGTGTGAGCGGCGTCATGGTACAGTTGTTGGATGCCGGCGGGAACCCGATTAGTGGGAAGACGGCGACAACCGACAGCAACGGAAATTTCACCATCACCGATGTTGAGGGCGGTACCTACCGGCTTGAGTTTGTTAATCCCGCCGCTGCCAACTTCAGCTTCGTTGCCGCCAACACGGGCGATAATAACGTGGCTACAATTGTGAGCGACAATGGTCGCACCGATACCTTCACCGTCACCGACGGACAAACTACGACCCGCAATGCAGCCATCATCGGGCGGAGTACCGTGAACGGTGTGACGTTCGTTGACCGGGCCTACGACGGGCAACGTGTGGGCGATCCGGGGTTGGCAGGTGTGACCGTAACGCTCAACGCAACAATCAATCTATCGAACGTGAGTACAACAATTACGCGCACGACCACGAGCGATAGCAACGGTATCTTCAGCTTTACCGGTTTACCGGGTGGTACCTCAACGAGCGAGGCCAGCTTTAGCCTCACCTTCACTCCACCGTCGGCGACACCACACTATCAGGTGACTCTGGCCGATCAGGGTGATAATGCGACCGACAGCGACGACACAGCCGAGCTGACGAATCAACCGATCGGTATCAATACTACGGCGAGCCGTGACCAAGGGTATTATCAAAACGTGACCATCCGTGCGCGCGTCTTTAACGAGACGGTGACGATTAACAATAGCTTCGAGAGCGGTGAGCCGGGTCTACGTGCAGTCTCGGTTAGCGTCAGTGGGCCGGTATCAGGATCACAGTTTACCGACCTTTCCGGGATCGTTACCTTCAATGGCCCACCTGGAACGTACACCTTCACCGTACCTACCGATCCATCAGGGTATCTACGCTCACCGGGCAATAGCGGTACGGCTAGCACCGGTCTGGTGCTGAGCGGTCAAACTCCTGATCCGGTCCCGTTCGGGTATTACCGGCCGGCTCAGATTAGCGGCACCGTGTGGTTCGATGTCAACCGTAACGGCCTGTTCGATAGCGGTGAACCGGGGATGGAGAACATCAGTGTTACCTTGAACGGTAACAGTAGTGGTCCTCGCCCACCGGTTCCTACTGATGACAGCGGTTCATTCACGATTACCAATATCGAACCGACCGGCTTGACCAATACGTCGTACCAGCTCTGCTTCGCATTACCCGCCGGCTTCGCCTTTACCAGCCTTGGCGATACGTTAACCACCGATAACAACAGCGATGCCAACCTTACAACCGGCTGCACTACCGCCTTCTCGGTGGCATCGAACGCCAATATCACGTACCTCGACGCCGGTATGGTTGGTACGCTGTCGATTGGCGATCTGGTATGGGAAGATATAAACGCGAACGGTATCCAAGAGAGTGGTGAGCAGGCGCTTGATGGGGTAACAATCACGGTCACTGTAGCCACCACCGGTAACGTGATTAATGCAACCAATCCGTCATTCACCTTTAGCACCACCTCAACCACGGCTACCGGCCTCGCACCAAACTATACGATTGACAACATCCCACCGGGTAGTACGGTAACGATTCAATCGGTGAGCCGGTTCGGTTACGTGTTGTCACCGGCGAATCAAGGGAGTAACTCGTCTGTCGATAGCAATGCGATTGGTGAGAGTATTACGCTCACGACCAGTAACACCACGATTGACTTTGGTCTCTACCGCACCACTGCAATTGGCAATCTGGTCTGGTTCGATGCCAATGGCAATGGGCTGCGTGATACCGGTGAGCCGGGGATTGGTGGGATCACGGTTGCCCTCCGTAATAGCAGTGGGGCCACGGTCACAACAACCACGACCCTTGGTGATGGCAGCTATGCCTTTAACAATGTGACACCGGGTACCTACTCGCTCCAGATCACCCTGCCGGCCGGGTATACCACGACCAACAATGGCAGTGGTTCTGTCACCGTCGATGATGACAACGACGTCCGTACCGATGGCACAACCGCTAATTTCACCATCCTAAGCGGACAGGCAATAGGCAGTGTCGATGCCGGCCTCCGCGGTATTGGTGGGGTAAGCGGCATTGCGTGGTTCGACACGAATGAGAATAACCAACGTGATCCGGCAGAGACAGAACGGCTCGCCGGGGTACAGGTGACGATCACCTATACACCAACCCTACTGGCTGCCTATGAGCAAACGGTGCAGACGACAACTGACACCAACGGGGCATACAGTATCACCGGTTTGCCACCAGGTCAGGTCACCGTCACTTTCACCGACCGGAAAGGGTATCTACCGGCCCAACCGAATATCGGGGATGACGCAACCGACAGTGATGGTCCTGTGGTGACATTTACCCTGACCGCCGGCCAGCAAGCCGTCGTCGATATGGGTTATTACAAACGGGTACTGGTCTATTTGCCGATGACCATCGTTCAGATACCGCCAGACCTGATTGTCACCGTGCAAGCGACCCCAACCAGTCCAAATAAGAATACACCGGTCACGTATCGCGTCACGGTGACGAACATCGGACGCGAACCGGCCGGTAATTTCTGGGTCGATCTCTATGTCAACCCGTCGCGACCACCGAACGTCAACGAACGCTGGAACGATCTCTCGCGCCAAGGGTTAGCATGGTTCTTCGACGGTACCCTCCAGCCCGGTGAAAGTATCACCCTGATCAGCCTGCCGCGCAGTACGACAAACCCGCTTGGCTACGATCCGGGTACCAGTTCGCCAACCTGGAATGGACGCCTGCCTCCGGGACGGAATACCATCTACGTCTATGTCGATAGTTGGAACCGCAGTATTACCGGCGATGTGGTGAGTCCGTTTGGAGCCGTCGAAGAGGTCAACGAGACCAATAATCGTGCAGAAATTATGATTATGGTCTCGGAATAG
- a CDS encoding NAD(P)H-dependent oxidoreductase, with the protein MNDLLSLLARRVAEGRPLRVGLIGAGKFGTMFLAQARRVAGLHVLGVADLSPERARMALARAGWPEAQYAAASLSDARDHGTTYVGDDAAALIAADGLDVVVEATGVPAAGVSHCLLAIEHGRHIVMVNVEADALLGPLLARRAAEAGVIYSLAYGDQPALIAECVEWARACGFEVVCAGKGTRYLPHYHQSTPDTVWQYYGLSAEQAAAGGMNPQMFNSFLDGTKSAIEMAAVANACHLRPQPHGLGFPPCGVDDLPHVLRPRTAGGQLTHTGTVEVVSSLERDGRPVFRDLRWGVYVVFAAPNDYVRRCFAEYGLVTDASGVYSALYRPYHLIGLELPISVLRVGLRQEPTGYPQAFLGDVVAVTKRDLAEGEVLDGEGGYTVYGKLMPAVDSVAAGALPIGLAHGLRTLRPIAAGTIVRWEDVAYETNHPVVRLRRFMERTMTPEATL; encoded by the coding sequence ATGAATGATCTCCTCTCGCTGTTGGCACGTCGGGTTGCCGAGGGCCGCCCGTTGCGGGTTGGCTTGATCGGCGCCGGTAAATTTGGGACGATGTTTTTGGCGCAGGCGCGTCGGGTGGCCGGGTTACACGTGTTGGGTGTAGCCGATTTGTCACCGGAGCGGGCTCGGATGGCGTTGGCCCGTGCCGGATGGCCGGAGGCGCAGTATGCGGCGGCCTCACTCAGCGATGCGCGTGATCATGGTACAACCTATGTAGGTGATGACGCAGCGGCGCTTATCGCTGCCGATGGTCTTGATGTGGTCGTTGAAGCAACCGGTGTACCGGCAGCGGGTGTGTCGCACTGTCTGCTGGCTATCGAGCACGGGCGGCACATTGTGATGGTAAATGTCGAAGCCGATGCACTGCTTGGCCCGCTCCTCGCCCGTCGTGCCGCCGAAGCCGGTGTCATCTACTCGCTGGCTTACGGCGATCAGCCGGCGCTTATCGCTGAATGTGTCGAGTGGGCACGCGCTTGTGGGTTTGAGGTGGTCTGCGCCGGAAAAGGGACACGCTATTTGCCGCATTACCATCAGAGTACGCCGGATACCGTCTGGCAGTACTACGGATTGAGCGCCGAACAGGCTGCGGCCGGTGGTATGAATCCTCAGATGTTCAACTCATTCCTCGATGGTACCAAGTCGGCGATTGAGATGGCTGCGGTTGCCAACGCTTGCCATTTGCGCCCGCAACCGCACGGCCTCGGCTTTCCACCGTGTGGTGTCGATGATCTACCCCATGTGCTGCGTCCACGTACTGCCGGTGGGCAACTGACCCACACCGGCACCGTCGAAGTGGTTTCATCGCTCGAACGCGATGGGCGCCCGGTTTTTCGCGATCTGCGCTGGGGTGTTTACGTCGTGTTTGCTGCCCCCAACGACTATGTGCGCCGATGTTTTGCAGAATACGGTCTCGTGACCGATGCCAGTGGCGTCTATAGTGCATTGTATCGGCCCTACCATCTGATCGGTCTCGAATTGCCGATCTCGGTCTTGCGTGTAGGGCTGCGTCAGGAGCCGACCGGTTACCCACAGGCATTTCTCGGTGATGTGGTGGCAGTTACCAAACGCGATCTGGCTGAAGGTGAGGTGCTCGATGGTGAAGGCGGCTACACGGTGTACGGCAAACTGATGCCGGCGGTGGATTCGGTGGCTGCGGGTGCGTTACCGATAGGCCTCGCGCACGGGCTTCGTACCCTGCGCCCAATTGCTGCCGGGACAATTGTTCGCTGGGAGGATGTGGCCTACGAAACGAACCATCCGGTCGTTCGTTTACGGCGTTTCATGGAACGGACGATGACACCAGAGGCAACCCTATGA